The Theileria equi strain WA chromosome 2 map unlocalized gcontig_1105316255037, whole genome shotgun sequence genomic sequence GTATACCGTCAAAGTTGTAAACTGGATGGAATCTGCAAGATAGTATGCAGTAGAGCTACTACCGCTTTCGATTTTGTAGCTCACGATAGATCTATAAGAGAGCCAGAAGAAGACCTTGTACTGATGAGAATGAAGACTGTCATACTACTTGGAGGACCATGAGGAAGAGATAACCCTTTGGACTCATGGAGAGATTGGTCACTTGTTTCTACAGATAATACCATACACCATGGGAGGAAAGAATAGTAGTGGTATACGGATGCCCTTGGAGGTACTAGCCTAAATGCTGAAgacaaggaagatgaataaCCAAGTCCACTTGTATGGTAGGTGTTTCGGTATATTCATAACCTATTCTTCCAACCGTCTCTGCTCATCTTAAAATAGAGACTACTTGTGAAGCATTACAACTACCAATCTACCAGCATGAAAGTCTAAAAATAGTAGTTGGTTATAAGAAGGAATAAACGTCTGCATAAACTGGTAATATCCCCATTAACCCTTCTATTCCTAACTTCCATTCTTGCTGTGTCATCTCTATGATATTAGCAAAAGATCAAAGGTATCTTGTATATCTGACTTGTCAAGACTTGTAGCCTTATTGTTCTTGTTCTAGTTTCCCTGTTACACATACTCTGATGTTTAGCTGTAAGGTAATGGAGGTGTTTGGTTGTTTCTTGTTCTGAATATTTCCGGACACTTTAGAGGTTGTTGAGTaggatgaggattctgGCAGTACTATGGACGGTATGTTTGGTAAGATTGTGCCACAGTTGTCTTCCCTGGATTTTCTCtggaaaaggcaaaaaaATGATGACAAAGTTACTGTTCAAGCAACGCAAGGAGGTTCTAATGAAGTCTCTACGGAGAATCTCAGAGCAGTTCCACCTCAACATTCTGTGGCACCTTCTAGTGAACAACCTGGAGCTAAGAAGAAAGCCTCCAAATAGTTCCTCATTGATACTCCCTATTGACATAATGCAGTACCATACTTCTATATCTTGTTTACACTCCATTAGAGTGTGTATGTTTAGTTAATGATAGTCTCTTTACATGCATAGGCAAAATAATGACAATAGATTAACATCTTCCTTATGAAAAGCTACACATCCATCAATTAAGTGTGAGCAGATGacaaaggatgaagaagtaaCATGAAAGATAACCTGAAGAGTGAGAAACTAGAGTACCAAAACGCTAAATGACGTAAACAAATACACTTGAATTATTTTATTCATAATCTCACCAGTACAAGAAAAAAGGAGAATAATACAAACCATTTAGTTACCCTTCCATTCTCACGAGATAATGGAGACACGGATCTGGAAATGTGTACTCGGATATAACCACTTCCTGATCACATTACGGAACTCTAAATTTCTCTTTATATTACTTGAAGGTTATAAAAATACTTGAAAGTTGGTAAACTACTCTCCTCTCCCATTATAGAGACCCGCCGTCCAACCTCGAACGTCTCTGTGAACTGCACCCCCTTGTCATTAACCGATAACCACAGCCAATTTACACGTTCTAAAAGCTTCCTAGTCTTGGATTGAACCTTTATACCCCCGCATGCACAGGCTTTAATTGGTGAATCGAGGGATAATTTAGTCAGTCTGAACGAGTGAAACTGGCGGGAAGATGTCTGAATCTTTAGATTCCGAATCTGCAGGAAGCGACACCAGGCAACGGAATAGATGGCAGAAGATTATAAACGAAAGGACTGTCATTATAGCTTCTTGCGTCATTATCCTCGTTGCCATAGCAATCGCAGTTCCGGTAATTGTGACAACCATAAAGTCATCCTCTGCCAACAAAGGAGTGCAAGTGGATGTTATCGGCAGTGATCAGCCGTTGAATAATGGAGAGTCGGAAAAGCCTACTCGACCCAAAGCCTTAGACAGCAAGACAAAGCAAGAGCCTCGAGAGGAGAAGGTAGAGCAAACGAAAAAGTCACCagagaagaaagatgaTCAAATAAAAAAGCCACTAGATGATAAAAGGAATCAATCACTAGAGAATACAGATGAAATAAAACCCACAGAGTTACAACAAGACCAAAAGagtaaaatacaaacacCGCAAcaaaaggaagagattGACAAAATGATCAAAAAGATGGTATTGGAGCTTGCAAAGTACCGAATAAACGTTTTGGACCAGGAGACATTTACCTCATGCATGAGGATAACCCAAAACTGCTCCTGCATATACAAGACGACAAAAAAGATTGCCTTTGTCACAAAGGATGAACTCTCTGCACTGTATGACATTATAGGTTTCCTGGGCGATGACATGAACGTGGAATTCGAGGTCGATCTGCTACTCAAATTCAAGAGGTATAATCTGGAATATGAGAGGTACCCTTGTAACTTTGTCGACCTAAAGAGGATTTACTACACATTCCGCAAGGACGCCATTTTCATTGAGACTCACAATAGGAATCCGGACAGACTATACAACATGGGTTATAACCAGCGTACCGGCATGAGGGTCAACTATACTCCAGAGGTAAATGTTGGCTACGGAGACCTTTttaaaaatccaaaaactGACATTGGAAGCGGCGTGTATAACCTCAAGGGAAGCTTCCGCCAGAGCCTCCACCAAAAGTATACACCACTGCCGTTTGACAGAACGGAAATTGCCAAGGCACCAAAACCGACATTTAGCTGGCAAGATAAAAACTACGTTGGTCCAGTGGCAAACCAGGACAGTTGTGGCATCTGTTGGGGAATGTCATCAATCGCTACACTCGAGACATTCATGGCGATAAAAAGGCAAAGATTCGAGTCGTTTAGCGTACAGCAACTCTTGGACTGCGCGTATCAGTATAACAGCTGTTCAGGAGGATTTATGGGACCCACAGGATTGTACATTAGGACGCATAAAATGTGCACAGCGGCCGAGTATCCATTCACTGGCAAAAAAGGTGCATGCGATGATCAAAAGTGCAAGATAGAGACAGGGATCAAGGAGAGTAGATTTATTGACTATAAAGGTGCCAAGGACTTTTTACAAAACCATGGAGCCCTTTCCACATCTGTGACTCTCTCCAAAGAGCTCACTCACTACGAATCCGGAATTTTCAATACGGAATGTACAAATGGTGTACGACATGCAATGACCGTAGTAGGATATGGAACGGATAGTGCCAGAAATGTCAATTATTGGATCGTAAAGAACTCCTGGGGAACAGAATGGGGAGAAGGCGGTTTCATTAGGATACTCGATAAACCCATAGATGGTCCAGATGGTACACAGGTTTCCTTTTGCGGAATTACTGAAGGGGCTCGCGGGTTTATGTAATGGTGACCAGACTACCGTAGGGAGTCTCCAGAAGGATGATGAATGTCCATAGTGAATGGAGGGGTATACTTCAGTATAtgagcctgtgtattcacaTTGTTCAGAAGAGACTGTCATGTTCATGTCTAAGGACTTGCTCTGAGAACTCTGGTAATAATGACGGACAGAGTAACCATTGAGCTTAAAGAAAACAAAGAGGCAGATAAAAATGGGAATCATACATATCTCGCTTCTATCGTAGGTGGTGGGACTGTTAACATTATTGTCGAAAGAACCACCGACCCTCCCGGATCTAACTTCTACAGGTACACTCATAAGGTTTCTAATGGGGAGCCACAATTCACACTAAAGAAAGTACAAGGTGATGGTAGTCAAAAGATAGAAGGGATTCCTCCTAATAATTCCGATGGAAAGGCAACCGCCGTTTCcgcttattactggactgGTAATACAAATAAGGATATCCTAGTTGAAGTGGCGTATACTGGGTCAGGAACTACCTATTATAAAAATAGTGGTGGTAATCAATGGGTTGAACCAAATTATCGGTGGTGAGGAACTTGAAAAGGTAACATCAGTTTCcgcctattactggaagtATAAGACAGATAATGCTCTCCTGGTGGGTGTTTCAACTGATAAAGAGACTCAATACTATAGAAACAACCGAAATGGTACATGGTTACATTATCCTATGACATCTGGAAACGAACCTACTAGGAAGGAGTTAGAGTTACTCAATTGTGAGATTAATGATGTCGTTCAAATAGATGTTATAAAGACAGACCAGGACaatgatggaaagtatTGTCATGAAGAAGATCTTAAACACTATGAGAATGATCAGAAGAAAGTCAAGgttgaaaaggtaaaagATTCTGGTCAGCTTGGAAATTATGTTGCTTATGAACATACTCCAAACCCGTCTGGAAAGTTTAACATATCTGGATTTTTTAAGGGTTATAGACACAAAATCGAGCTTAAAGGTTTAAGTCTTCCAATCAAGGATGCTAACAGGCTGGTCGTTTATTTTTGCAAGGGTGAAGTTACAAATACTACTGCAACTAATCCTCTCCTCATCTATGTACCAGATACAAGTGGCAAGAATCGATGGTTTAAAAAGCCAGAGAGTAATATAGCCAGTATTTTTCCTATCTGGAAAGAGGTTAATGGCTTCAATGAAAGGAAAGAAAGTGATTATgatgaaattttaaaagtttTGGACACTCTTAATAGTTCTTGCAAGCCTCCTTCTGTAGTTATAGATATTTATCAGAGAAAAGAGCCTAAAGAACCTACTACTTATGAAAGTTCTTCTACCGTAGAGGTTAAACCAATTTCTAATCCACAAGTTAAAGGTTTTGCCGAATATGTTCACACCATACGAGGGAGAGCAAGTAATTACTTCAGTGTTAAAGAGTTCCAATATAAGAGTGAGAAGATTACAGAAGGATTAAAAGGACCTGTGGATAAAATTACCGGTATCTCTGTCTTCTACTGGACTGCTCTAGAGACTCCTTTAAAGAAGGATAACAGTATACCTCTTCTTGTAATTGTGGCCACCAAAGCACCTGGTAGATCGGAGAAGATTACTTGTTACGATAACATTGGGACAGATACTTATAACACAAATTGGAAGCCTGATAAAACTCTTCCACCTACCAAGAAGGCTCTAGAAAGCAAGCTCAAACATCTCAACTGTAAACTCAATAATGCTGTAATAATAGATGTAAGCCAGAAGAGAAGTCCTGGTAACTACGATGTTTGTAATGATCATTATGGTGGCGAGAAAATGCAAGTTAAGAAGGACAAAATTTCTGACAGACTTGGAAGTTATGAAGTTTACACTCACAAACTTAAGAATCCTCCTGGTGGAAAGAAGTTTCATGTAGTatcttttaaaaatggtgCTCATATAATAACCTTCAATGGACTGGGAACTCCCGATATACCAATTCTAGATGTGAGCGAAGTAAGAGTCTACTTTTGTCCAGGTGATCCTGAAAAACCTCTACTCTTGTACTACAAGACTGGAAACATCCATaactggtacaagaatgatAATACTGCTATTAAGGCTGGTAAATGGGTATATACAGGTGGTTTATCTAACACTGATGATGCTACTCAATATGAAAAGATCCGTGGAGTACTCAATAGTCTTCAGAGTAGCTGCAATCCTGATACTGGAGGAAACACTTCTTCTCTTGTTGACCCTGTTTCTGGTGGTGTCCTCGCTGGATATATCATCCCTTCTGTGTTTGGTGGAAGCGCcgcaacattttttggaggatggaaactttataagaactttaaaggagatccttgggttagatGAATATCCTAtagtttttaaagaatgtaccatattgagtataCACAGATTTTAAAAGGTAACTTCAAAGCAAGTAAAAGTGTGTATACGTTTTAgtattccagtataccaacaagagaggagtctagaggggagtgtctactacctaccaagggtagaGATGAGGATATCCTAGAAGAGTGTCTTTAGTAGTGATAATATGACCTTCCCTTTCCAGATTCCAACGCCAATAGCGGTTCCAGTAGCTCCTATAGTTCCAAACAATGCTCCCAATATAGTAGGAAGGTTTGATGGAAAGTGAATGGCATATAAAGCATACTAAGCTAATTAGCctgccctaggtgtaggggttgtgttatatgtgTGTTATTAGTTTCTACCCTTGTAGAtcctacggattttccgtaggttttgggggccttcagaccttctagaagcagcgGTTCTTCTAcgttttattttcttcctgatCCTTATTACTCGGTCGCGAGAGAATTCGAGCTCGTTTTCCacttcctcctcttcaagaggttcttcctctttgtcgagGTTTCCGAGAAATCTCCCAAAGATAtcttccagcttttcttctggttctcttTCTTCGATCGTGAGTTACCGAATCAAAGGTGGTACGTAGTACTCTAGTCTGCATGTAAGctctgatttttgtggGCAAAgctattttctctaggtgCTTCGCGTGGTATTTTGTAACCAATCCATCCCAAGAATATACTATTGGAACGGTGCATGCTGgcatattatggatgcAGCATAATTCTTTTGCAAGGACATCGTATTTCCTTTGTTTGTGGGATTCCGTATCTGAAACCTTAGTTGGACACGTGATTCCGACTTCgactataaatatccttttatttctcctGTCGTAGAGTTGGATATCGGGTCTATTGTTCGTTATCCTGGCGTCCGTCTTAACAGCAGTATCGATCCTAAGTTCATTTGTACCGTCAGTAACTGTCTCCTGCATcacatatccttttattttctttctttttattagatTGAACATGCGGCACAGGTGGAgagatacacatttcagaaCTTCGTTGTGTCGTCTGGTGTAATCAAAGGCTAGTTTACGTTCACAGCATGTGGCCAGGTGGTCTACAGTAGCTGTTGCTCCTTTGCAGtgtttgcatttatcaTAGTTTCCCATGAAGATGTTTCTGTCTTGGAGAGCGCAGTAGGCTGCTTCGTCTCGGGCTGAGATGTTTCCATGTGTTAGCCAAAGTGCAGATTCCTTCCTATCAATTAGGTTGTCTCCATTCagttgtttaaagaatataggGTGACATCTCTTTTGTGAGAGTGAGTGGAACAGacttctcctttgcatCTCATTGATATTGTCATCTCCGATACGTAGTCCTCCATTGTTGACGTTTTCGTATTTGCGTCTAACAAATCCCTCTATGCGTGACATATGGGTGAGGTCTTCATTTTCGATTTGCATAATCAATGCTCGACGTGTGGATGTCTCACTGCCTTTTCTCAAGGTGTCCCAAAAAGTTAGCAACATCTTTTCAGATCTAAAGGTTGCTGATGCTAGTCCCCGTCCACATTGGTCTCTTTTAAGGTAGAGTCTTTCAGGGGATGCGTTTAGGTAATGTATCCTATGTTTGACCAATATTTTGCGGATGTCCAAGTCTAATGCCTCAAAATCATCCGGTAAAAGTCTTAGCAATCCAGTGTAGTAGTTCAGGAGGGACAAAGCAAACATATTTATTGCCTTGAACATGTTTCTCCCGTTCAGCTTGGTTTTTGCTAATTTTTCAACCCTTGCCAAAATTTCGGCTCGGATTTTTTCCCATGACTCCAACGATGGGATGCTTGATCTGTCTTCCATTATACCCAGGTATTTGTACATTGCAGatccttccagtaatacTGCAGTGTCTTCACAGAGAGGCGAGTTTGTAGCCGACTTTTCTCTGTTTATTTCCAATCCTGAGGCTTCGCAGAACATTTTGACCTCATCCGTCATTTTCTTTAGGATTTCGTCAGTTTCAGCGAATAGTTTAATATCATCCATGAATAGTAGGTGGTTCAAGCCATGTTCCTGTTT encodes the following:
- a CDS encoding Papain family cysteine protease family member protein (encoded by transcript BEWA_040110A), with product MSESLDSESAGSDTRQRNRWQKIINERTVIIASCVIILVAIAIAVPVIVTTIKSSSANKGVQVDVIGSDQPLNNGESEKPTRPKALDSKTKQEPREEKVEQTKKSPEKKDDQIKKPLDDKRNQSLENTDEIKPTELQQDQKSKIQTPQQKEEIDKMIKKMVLELAKYRINVLDQETFTSCMRITQNCSCIYKTTKKIAFVTKDELSALYDIIGFLGDDMNVEFEVDLLLKFKRYNLEYERYPCNFVDLKRIYYTFRKDAIFIETHNRNPDRLYNMGYNQRTGMRVNYTPEVNVGYGDLFKNPKTDIGSGVYNLKGSFRQSLHQKYTPLPFDRTEIAKAPKPTFSWQDKNYVGPVANQDSCGICWGMSSIATLETFMAIKRQRFESFSVQQLLDCAYQYNSCSGGFMGPTGLYIRTHKMCTAAEYPFTGKKGACDDQKCKIETGIKESRFIDYKGAKDFLQNHGALSTSVTLSKELTHYESGIFNTECTNGVRHAMTVVGYGTDSARNVNYWIVKNSWGTEWGEGGFIRILDKPIDGPDGTQVSFCGITEGARGFM
- a CDS encoding hypothetical protein (encoded by transcript BEWA_040120A) — protein: MTSGNEPTRKELELLNCEINDVVQIDVIKTDQDNDGKYCHEEDLKHYENDQKKVKVEKVKDSGQLGNYVAYEHTPNPSGKFNISGFFKGYRHKIELKGLSLPIKDANRLVVYFCKGEVTNTTATNPLLIYVPDTSGKNRWFKKPESNIASIFPIWKEVNGFNERKESDYDEILKVLDTLNSSCKPPSVVIDIYQRKEPKEPTTYESSSTVEVKPISNPQVKGFAEYVHTIRGRASNYFSVKEFQYKSEKITEGLKGPVDKITGISVFYWTALETPLKKDNSIPLLVIVATKAPGRSEKITCYDNIGTDTYNTNWKPDKTLPPTKKALESKLKHLNCKLNNAVIIDVSQKRSPGNYDVCNDHYGGEKMQVKKDKISDRLGSYEVYTHKLKNPPGGKKFHVVSFKNGAHIITFNGLGTPDIPILDVSEVRVYFCPGDPEKPLLLYYKTGNIHNWYKNDNTAIKAGKWVYTGGLSNTDDATQYEKIRGVLNSLQSSCNPDTGGNTSSLVDPVSGGVLAGYIIPSVFGGSAATFFGGWKLYKNFKGDPWVR